The following are from one region of the Halogeometricum sp. S3BR5-2 genome:
- a CDS encoding glutamate--cysteine ligase — MELGSADAFDRMGTLGVEEEFYIVDGDGRPASGISDLVYDNPPGGLLGDRIDHELFRFTVETQTPLIEDPSEAGDLVRAVREALVDHAADHGYRIAAAGLHPAAKWRELDHATKPRYKSQLDRIQYPQHRNTTAGLHVHVGVDDADKAIWVANEARWYLPPLLALSANSPFWNGFDTGLSSARAKIFENLPNTGMPSRFADFEAFQEFERRMVEFGSIEDRGELWFDVRPHTGHGTVEVRTPDAQSDPEKTMAFVEYVHALVLDLAERYEDGESGTDLRRELLDENKWRATRHGHDAGFVARDAEGTVSLGEFVDRECDRLGVDGLRAVYDAESGTERQRRIRAESGLDALCERLCLD, encoded by the coding sequence ATGGAACTAGGGTCCGCGGACGCCTTCGACCGGATGGGCACGCTCGGCGTCGAAGAGGAGTTCTACATCGTCGACGGCGACGGCCGCCCCGCCTCGGGCATCTCGGACCTCGTCTACGACAACCCTCCGGGGGGACTTCTCGGCGACCGCATCGACCACGAACTGTTCCGGTTCACCGTCGAGACGCAGACGCCGCTCATTGAGGACCCCTCGGAGGCGGGCGACCTCGTCCGCGCCGTCCGGGAGGCACTCGTCGACCACGCGGCCGACCACGGCTACCGCATCGCGGCAGCGGGTCTCCACCCGGCGGCGAAGTGGCGCGAACTCGACCACGCGACGAAGCCGCGGTACAAATCGCAACTCGACCGCATCCAGTACCCGCAGCACCGAAACACGACCGCCGGCCTGCACGTCCACGTCGGCGTCGACGACGCGGACAAGGCGATCTGGGTCGCCAACGAGGCGCGGTGGTATCTCCCGCCGCTGCTCGCCCTGTCGGCGAACTCCCCCTTCTGGAACGGGTTCGACACGGGCCTCTCCTCGGCGCGAGCGAAGATATTCGAGAACCTCCCGAACACCGGGATGCCCTCGCGCTTCGCGGACTTCGAGGCGTTCCAGGAGTTCGAGCGCCGGATGGTCGAGTTCGGCTCTATCGAGGACCGCGGCGAACTCTGGTTCGACGTGCGCCCGCACACCGGCCACGGCACCGTCGAGGTCCGGACGCCCGACGCGCAGTCGGACCCCGAGAAGACGATGGCGTTCGTCGAGTACGTCCACGCTCTCGTCCTCGATTTGGCCGAACGCTACGAGGACGGCGAGTCGGGGACGGACCTCCGTCGGGAACTCCTCGACGAGAACAAGTGGCGCGCGACGCGACACGGCCACGACGCCGGGTTCGTCGCCCGGGACGCCGAGGGGACGGTGTCGCTCGGCGAGTTCGTCGACCGGGAGTGCGACCGACTCGGCGTCGACGGCCTCCGAGCGGTGTACGACGCCGAGAGCGGAACCGAACGACAGCGACGGATTCGCGCCGAATCGGGCCTCGATGCCCTCTGTGAACGCCTGTGTCTCGACTGA
- a CDS encoding winged helix-turn-helix domain-containing protein translates to MSADDTPDDTREEGSESDAVADPTETPSEQSTRERLEAEADRAVSEFDENIVDLLAWLLDTETRARIYVYLRQHPHTTSDEVADGTGLYPSTVREALAELHSEETVTRRKRKNSGAGNNPYEYTAIAPSDLVQSVVGQVQSQLNTVFNLDRRLLGDDEAGDIEPVTITVRPDGGDD, encoded by the coding sequence ATGTCTGCGGACGATACTCCCGACGACACGAGAGAGGAGGGTTCGGAGAGCGACGCGGTGGCCGACCCGACCGAAACGCCCTCGGAGCAGTCGACCCGCGAGCGACTCGAAGCGGAGGCCGACCGGGCCGTCTCGGAGTTCGACGAGAACATCGTCGACCTCCTGGCCTGGTTGCTCGATACGGAGACGCGCGCTCGCATCTACGTCTACCTCCGACAGCACCCCCACACCACGAGCGACGAGGTGGCCGACGGCACCGGCCTCTACCCCAGCACCGTCCGCGAAGCGCTCGCGGAACTCCACTCCGAGGAGACGGTGACGCGGCGCAAGCGAAAGAACTCGGGAGCGGGCAACAACCCCTACGAGTACACCGCTATCGCGCCGAGCGACCTCGTCCAGAGCGTCGTCGGGCAGGTCCAATCGCAACTGAACACGGTCTTCAACCTCGACCGGCGTCTGCTCGGGGACGACGAGGCGGGCGATATCGAACCCGTCACCATCACCGTTCGCCCGGACGGCGGCGACGACTGA
- a CDS encoding phosphopantetheine adenylyltransferase, producing MNVALGGTFDPVHDGHLALFARAFELGDVTVGLTSDELAPQTRHVDRYVRPFEERKRDLLNHLRPLAEEYGREFDIRELAEPTGIATEPGFDVLIVSPETKDGGARVNEIREERGLDPLDIEVVGHVAAEDGERISSTRIVRGEIDRHGNLTPERDGREATRPEDA from the coding sequence ATGAACGTCGCGCTCGGCGGGACCTTCGACCCGGTTCACGACGGCCACCTCGCGCTGTTCGCGAGGGCCTTCGAACTCGGCGACGTGACCGTCGGTCTCACGAGCGACGAACTCGCGCCGCAGACCCGCCACGTCGACCGGTACGTCCGACCGTTCGAGGAGCGGAAGCGCGACCTCTTGAACCACCTGCGACCGCTGGCCGAGGAGTACGGTCGAGAGTTCGACATCCGGGAACTCGCCGAACCGACCGGCATCGCCACCGAACCCGGCTTCGACGTGCTCATCGTCTCCCCGGAGACGAAAGACGGCGGCGCGCGGGTGAACGAGATTCGCGAGGAACGCGGCCTCGACCCCCTCGACATCGAAGTGGTCGGCCACGTCGCCGCCGAGGACGGCGAGCGCATCTCCTCGACGCGCATCGTCCGCGGGGAGATAGACCGCCACGGCAACCTCACGCCCGAGCGAGACGGCCGCGAGGCGACCCGTCCGGAGGACGCTTGA
- a CDS encoding transcription initiation factor IIB family protein, with translation MYSARDRVDNEEWLQRIEAGGDRLELGSEARSYASDMFLSHVPDTDRSKRAVAAASLYAAALIAGEERSQSRVADAMDVTRLSIQQRWKDILEDAGFRPPTW, from the coding sequence ATGTACAGCGCCCGGGACAGGGTCGACAACGAGGAGTGGTTACAGCGGATCGAGGCGGGCGGGGACCGCTTGGAACTCGGGTCCGAGGCGCGGTCGTACGCGAGCGACATGTTCCTCTCGCACGTGCCCGACACCGACCGCTCGAAGCGGGCCGTCGCCGCCGCGAGCCTGTACGCCGCCGCACTCATCGCGGGCGAGGAGCGCTCGCAGTCGCGCGTCGCCGACGCGATGGACGTGACGCGGCTCAGCATCCAACAGCGCTGGAAGGACATCCTCGAAGACGCGGGGTTTCGGCCGCCGACGTGGTGA